One part of the Thermococcus litoralis DSM 5473 genome encodes these proteins:
- a CDS encoding DUF835 domain-containing protein — protein sequence MEWEDIIQDDQIIRYLWEKSPKEALGFLIFNKEHEAKFYKELSENCSLESVKTLFSSFSEESLKEKNELYGKFQLLYPGEEPKFPELSFFQNKRVTKDLNTIREHLKILRTCMDLELSMKETYEIVSKVIKDDNLKSTLSKLSHIEGEYYDKLRELYELLLALSEDEVKLKELVPGGYLFSTKFKARYFLLNLTDKHRMAIITRDSPDEVKKLFKDNVEVYWLTNIPTVGSISPDRFDEARKFMIDFLKQGHSILAIEGIEHLNAKLGFKKFFEVLTYLKDYAIINQSYVILSGDLNAFNESEKGILSSEFHLIS from the coding sequence ATGGAATGGGAAGATATTATTCAGGATGATCAAATTATCAGGTACCTTTGGGAAAAATCACCCAAAGAAGCCTTGGGCTTTCTGATTTTCAACAAAGAACATGAAGCCAAATTTTACAAAGAACTTTCTGAAAACTGCAGTTTAGAAAGTGTTAAGACGCTGTTTTCTTCATTTTCAGAAGAGAGCCTCAAGGAGAAAAATGAGCTTTATGGAAAGTTCCAGCTTCTGTATCCAGGGGAAGAGCCAAAGTTTCCTGAACTCTCATTTTTCCAGAACAAAAGGGTCACAAAAGATCTTAACACTATTAGAGAGCATCTTAAAATTCTCAGAACGTGCATGGACTTGGAGCTTTCTATGAAAGAAACCTATGAGATTGTCTCAAAGGTGATAAAAGATGACAACCTAAAATCAACCCTATCTAAGCTTTCCCACATTGAAGGAGAGTACTATGACAAGCTGAGGGAGCTTTACGAGCTTTTACTTGCACTTTCCGAAGATGAAGTTAAGCTCAAGGAACTTGTACCGGGAGGCTATCTTTTCTCCACCAAGTTCAAAGCACGCTATTTCCTTTTGAATCTCACCGATAAACATAGAATGGCAATCATAACAAGGGACTCCCCAGATGAAGTCAAAAAATTGTTTAAGGATAACGTTGAAGTGTATTGGTTAACAAACATCCCGACAGTTGGCTCAATCTCTCCAGACAGGTTCGACGAAGCGAGAAAATTCATGATTGATTTCCTGAAACAGGGGCACTCTATTTTGGCTATAGAGGGAATAGAGCACCTGAATGCAAAACTTGGATTTAAAAAGTTCTTTGAAGTACTGACTTACCTCAAAGACTACGCAATAATAAACCAAAGCTACGTAATCTTATCCGGTGATTTGAATGCTTTTAACGAAAGTGAAAAAGGCATTTTGAGCTCAGAATTTCACCTCATCTCCTAG
- a CDS encoding aminopeptidase, protein MLGYLSIEVLESAHKLLNKIMKVQANETVVITADTGSDFNVVEATAKAAKLLGAKPLVLWYPMPPHVGKAADPYLPLKPLEAALKNADVWIEFNKSWLLYSTPWDRVMEEGTVRYICLVGMDSDMIVRTVGRVNIPKLLEFQRVLAEITKNTKKMKITTPAGTSVEFENDPSRPIFTEGDVRGPGDYMLVGQVDWAPVEETINGTIVFDGSVWPPQELGVLREPIILEVEQGTVVRIEGGQEAKIFEKWLKSFKDPNMFKIAHISYGCNPGAKLTGNILEDERIWGAVEWGLGNQAASFRGKVGAAKSHTDGICLSPTVVGDSTKIIEKGEYVHPKLKKLAKQVMSF, encoded by the coding sequence ATGTTAGGCTATTTGTCAATTGAAGTCTTGGAAAGTGCTCATAAGTTGTTAAACAAAATAATGAAAGTTCAGGCTAACGAAACTGTTGTTATAACAGCAGATACTGGAAGCGATTTTAACGTAGTTGAAGCAACTGCCAAAGCAGCCAAGCTTTTGGGGGCAAAACCCCTAGTCCTTTGGTATCCAATGCCTCCACACGTTGGGAAAGCCGCAGATCCTTATCTACCTTTAAAACCTCTAGAAGCCGCACTAAAAAACGCAGACGTATGGATTGAGTTCAACAAGAGCTGGTTACTATATTCCACCCCTTGGGATCGTGTAATGGAGGAAGGAACTGTCAGATACATTTGTTTAGTTGGGATGGATTCAGATATGATCGTTAGAACTGTAGGTAGAGTGAATATTCCAAAGTTGCTTGAATTCCAGAGAGTTTTGGCAGAAATTACAAAAAACACAAAGAAAATGAAAATTACAACCCCGGCAGGAACTAGTGTTGAGTTTGAAAACGACCCTTCAAGGCCGATATTTACAGAAGGAGATGTCCGCGGCCCGGGGGACTACATGCTCGTAGGACAAGTGGATTGGGCACCAGTGGAGGAGACAATTAACGGAACAATAGTATTTGACGGTTCAGTATGGCCTCCCCAAGAACTTGGTGTGCTAAGGGAGCCAATTATCCTAGAAGTTGAACAGGGCACGGTAGTTAGAATAGAAGGTGGACAAGAGGCCAAGATATTTGAGAAGTGGTTAAAGAGCTTTAAAGATCCAAATATGTTCAAAATTGCACATATCTCTTATGGATGCAATCCTGGTGCGAAGTTAACGGGAAACATACTAGAGGATGAACGAATCTGGGGAGCAGTAGAGTGGGGACTTGGAAACCAAGCTGCGAGTTTTAGAGGTAAAGTTGGGGCAGCAAAGAGTCATACGGATGGAATTTGCTTGAGTCCTACTGTGGTTGGAGATAGTACAAAAATAATTGAAAAAGGCGAATATGTCCATCCAAAACTAAAAAAATTGGCAAAGCAAGTTATGTCCTTTTAG
- a CDS encoding aspartate/glutamate racemase family protein — protein MKILVINPVGTSRWDETDKKIYQSFASLETEIEVISLGEGPISIETRKTEADAIPRIVETALKNHESYDAIIVNCCADPGVDIIRSLLDKPVVGPCEASLALASVLGKKIGIVTVSKTGIPIFEELVKKLNFEEFVVSIRAIGISVPEIEKNLQKTVNLLLEECKKAEKDGAEVIVLGCTGFAGLAERLQKHMAIPIIDPAGAAVKIAENLVSLKLSHSKKRYFS, from the coding sequence ATGAAAATTCTTGTAATAAACCCTGTTGGAACTTCGAGATGGGATGAAACAGACAAAAAAATATACCAGAGCTTTGCTTCTCTAGAGACAGAGATAGAGGTAATTAGTTTAGGGGAGGGCCCAATTTCAATCGAAACTAGAAAAACTGAAGCCGATGCTATACCAAGAATCGTGGAAACAGCGCTAAAGAATCATGAGAGTTATGATGCTATAATAGTAAACTGCTGCGCAGATCCAGGAGTTGATATTATAAGGTCACTCCTTGACAAACCTGTCGTTGGCCCTTGCGAAGCGTCGTTAGCTCTAGCTTCTGTTCTTGGTAAGAAAATTGGAATTGTAACTGTTTCTAAGACGGGAATTCCAATATTCGAAGAGCTAGTAAAAAAACTAAACTTCGAGGAGTTCGTAGTATCGATACGAGCTATAGGCATTTCTGTGCCAGAAATTGAAAAAAATTTGCAAAAAACAGTTAATCTGCTCTTAGAAGAGTGTAAAAAAGCAGAGAAAGACGGGGCGGAAGTAATAGTACTCGGGTGTACAGGGTTTGCAGGCTTAGCAGAAAGGCTTCAAAAACATATGGCTATACCTATTATTGACCCTGCTGGAGCTGCAGTAAAAATAGCGGAGAATTTGGTATCCCTTAAATTAAGCCATAGCAAAAAACGGTATTTTTCTTAA
- a CDS encoding MBL fold metallo-hydrolase encodes MIPIEIPPNTVMLKGIGYDSNIYLFRDRREGLIVDTGTGVYWHRYFEVFDREGYLEGLEKVTILNTHEHFDHIGGNRKFKEFLEERDIEVFFAAHTLTAEALEKGNDYVILSYAYGRRFMPHNVDIRLDDGSVLKVGSKELKVIYTPGHTAGSLCLYEPEEKVLFTGDTVFKGTVGRTDLPTGSFEELVRSLKKLEALDVYIALPGHGKPITNWEENFELIKKVLGVFE; translated from the coding sequence ATGATTCCCATAGAAATCCCACCAAACACGGTAATGCTCAAGGGGATAGGGTATGATTCAAACATCTATTTGTTTCGAGATCGGAGAGAAGGCTTGATAGTTGATACTGGAACAGGGGTTTACTGGCACAGGTATTTTGAGGTGTTTGATAGGGAAGGCTACCTTGAGGGTTTAGAAAAAGTCACGATTCTGAATACGCATGAGCACTTCGACCACATTGGAGGAAATAGAAAGTTTAAGGAGTTTTTGGAGGAGAGAGATATTGAAGTTTTCTTTGCTGCCCACACTCTCACAGCGGAGGCTCTTGAAAAGGGAAACGATTACGTCATTCTCTCATACGCCTATGGAAGACGGTTTATGCCGCATAATGTTGATATAAGGCTTGATGATGGAAGCGTTTTGAAGGTCGGAAGTAAGGAGCTTAAAGTTATTTATACGCCCGGCCATACTGCAGGAAGCCTCTGTCTATATGAGCCAGAGGAAAAAGTCCTTTTTACAGGGGATACTGTGTTTAAGGGCACGGTTGGAAGGACTGACTTGCCCACGGGGAGCTTTGAAGAATTGGTAAGAAGCCTAAAGAAGCTGGAAGCACTGGATGTTTACATTGCCTTGCCCGGACATGGAAAGCCTATAACAAACTGGGAAGAGAATTTTGAATTAATCAAAAAGGTTTTGGGGGTCTTTGAGTGA
- a CDS encoding DUF917 domain-containing protein, producing the protein MEKEGCFQGGLKMKVLNEVELRDIVEGCTVLGTGGGGNPEEGWEMIEKALKEGREFKLVKLEDIHPDGIVPMPYFVGSVSGKKVESAYPHGEAARSYEVLEEYMGKKFEGVISTELGGANTAAALVTAAMLGRPIVDGDPAGRSVPELQHTTYYILGIQMTPFSVVTPFGDEIIIPKVKDDVQAEKIVRGIVAATGTNVGVTSHPIDGKTLKSSVVPDAITYALKLGRALRTARENGGDPIQSLIKTGNGFLLFKGVVTRSTWRDESGFTIGEFELEGVDEFKGQVYKVFFKNENLISWKNGKVDVTIPDLISVLTLDGYPVTNPNVKEGKEYAVVGFPAPEIWRTPKGLEIFGPKYLGLDIEYTPIEKKYSR; encoded by the coding sequence ATGGAAAAAGAGGGTTGTTTTCAGGGAGGGTTGAAGATGAAAGTATTGAATGAAGTCGAACTTAGGGACATTGTAGAGGGTTGCACAGTTTTAGGAACCGGAGGCGGAGGAAACCCTGAAGAAGGATGGGAAATGATAGAAAAGGCGTTAAAAGAAGGAAGAGAGTTCAAACTAGTAAAGCTTGAAGATATACATCCTGACGGTATCGTACCGATGCCATATTTTGTGGGTTCAGTTTCTGGGAAAAAAGTTGAATCCGCATATCCGCATGGAGAGGCCGCACGTTCATATGAAGTTCTTGAGGAGTACATGGGTAAGAAATTCGAGGGTGTCATCTCAACTGAGCTTGGTGGAGCAAATACTGCTGCAGCCCTTGTAACAGCCGCTATGTTAGGGAGACCTATTGTTGATGGAGATCCCGCTGGAAGGTCAGTGCCGGAGTTACAACATACTACCTACTATATCCTTGGAATTCAAATGACGCCATTTTCTGTAGTTACACCTTTTGGAGATGAAATTATTATCCCTAAGGTAAAAGACGATGTACAAGCTGAAAAGATAGTGAGGGGCATTGTTGCCGCTACGGGAACCAACGTAGGAGTAACATCCCATCCCATCGATGGAAAGACACTCAAGAGTTCTGTAGTCCCAGATGCAATAACTTATGCTCTCAAATTAGGAAGAGCTCTAAGGACTGCAAGAGAGAATGGAGGAGATCCAATACAGTCACTTATAAAGACAGGAAACGGATTCTTGCTCTTTAAAGGAGTTGTAACAAGATCCACTTGGAGAGATGAAAGTGGATTTACAATTGGGGAATTCGAGCTTGAAGGTGTTGACGAATTCAAAGGCCAAGTTTACAAAGTCTTTTTCAAAAATGAGAACCTTATTTCATGGAAAAACGGAAAGGTGGACGTAACAATCCCCGATTTAATCTCTGTATTAACACTAGATGGATATCCAGTTACTAACCCAAACGTAAAGGAAGGAAAAGAATACGCAGTCGTTGGGTTTCCAGCACCAGAAATATGGAGAACACCAAAAGGGCTTGAAATTTTCGGCCCAAAATATCTTGGTTTGGATATAGAGTACACACCAATTGAGAAGAAATATTCCAGGTAG
- a CDS encoding ABC transporter ATP-binding protein, with protein sequence MKNLLEIRELYVNFRTLWGIAKVLNGVNFTIRKGEIFGLVGETGCGKSVTASTILRLLPPNSEVSGEVLFKGENLLEKSEEEMRKIRGREISIIFQDPMTSLNPLFKIRDQMLDIITLHNNLSKEEAEKHAKELLKSVGLPDPERILNSYPHELSGGMRQRVMIAMALSSNPSLLIADEPTTALDVTIQKQILELILELKDQYEFSVLFITHDLGVVAEICDRVGVMYAGNIVEIATTEELFETPLHPYTQGLLSVVPDPRYRKKLEPLKGSVPSLLNPPTGCRFHPRCNYASEICKQKKPILCEYSPNHFVACHLYGGNSDD encoded by the coding sequence ATGAAAAATCTCCTCGAGATAAGGGAGTTATATGTAAATTTCAGAACATTATGGGGAATCGCAAAGGTTCTAAATGGGGTAAACTTTACAATTAGAAAAGGAGAAATTTTTGGGCTCGTTGGAGAAACAGGTTGCGGAAAGAGTGTAACTGCCAGCACTATACTCAGGCTTTTACCCCCAAATTCGGAAGTTTCTGGCGAAGTATTATTTAAAGGAGAAAACCTTCTTGAAAAATCCGAGGAAGAAATGAGAAAAATTAGAGGAAGGGAAATTTCAATAATCTTCCAAGATCCAATGACATCTTTAAACCCTCTCTTTAAAATAAGAGATCAAATGCTCGATATAATCACTCTTCACAATAATCTCTCAAAAGAAGAGGCCGAGAAACATGCAAAGGAACTCCTAAAAAGTGTGGGACTTCCAGATCCAGAGAGAATTCTCAATTCTTACCCACATGAACTCAGCGGAGGGATGCGACAAAGAGTTATGATTGCAATGGCTTTATCTTCTAATCCTTCACTCCTTATAGCAGATGAACCAACAACAGCTCTTGATGTTACCATTCAGAAACAAATACTCGAATTAATACTCGAGCTAAAGGATCAATACGAATTTTCAGTTCTGTTTATAACTCATGATCTGGGGGTTGTTGCAGAAATATGTGATCGGGTTGGTGTTATGTATGCAGGGAACATTGTTGAAATAGCAACAACTGAAGAGTTATTTGAAACCCCCTTACACCCATATACCCAAGGGCTACTTTCCGTAGTTCCAGATCCCAGATACAGGAAAAAGCTCGAACCCCTCAAAGGAAGTGTACCAAGTTTGTTGAATCCACCTACTGGTTGTAGGTTTCATCCAAGATGTAACTATGCTAGTGAGATTTGCAAACAAAAAAAGCCTATACTATGTGAGTATTCTCCAAATCACTTTGTAGCCTGTCATCTCTATGGGGGGAATTCCGATGATTAG
- a CDS encoding aspartate/glutamate racemase family protein, translating to MILIVDPIKGGLDKATKEYISKYFPNDEFSVLSLKEGPKTIESFTDKTLACSRLLENLDMLKNANAIVINCFADPCLFELRENLNVPIFGVGETTMHIAAMLGEFSVIGPGDNMISWTRIQAREYGIFDKLVSVHKIKFSVDDILEADERLYKATKDACLEAIDKGADVIVLGCTGFMTIAKRLREEIWEEFQIPVLEPLLVTYSVARSLSLVFRHGKRGLFSGRVEDESIE from the coding sequence ATGATATTAATTGTTGATCCTATAAAAGGAGGACTAGACAAAGCAACAAAAGAGTACATCTCTAAATATTTCCCAAATGATGAATTTTCAGTATTATCTCTAAAAGAGGGGCCAAAAACAATAGAAAGCTTTACTGACAAAACACTAGCGTGTTCTAGGCTTCTTGAAAATCTGGACATGCTAAAGAACGCTAACGCGATAGTAATAAACTGCTTTGCCGATCCTTGTCTCTTTGAGCTTAGGGAAAATCTAAACGTTCCGATTTTCGGGGTAGGAGAAACCACTATGCATATAGCGGCTATGCTCGGAGAGTTTTCAGTTATTGGTCCAGGAGATAACATGATTTCTTGGACTAGAATTCAAGCAAGGGAGTATGGAATATTTGATAAGCTAGTCTCGGTTCACAAAATTAAATTTTCAGTAGACGATATCTTAGAGGCTGATGAAAGGCTGTACAAGGCTACAAAGGATGCATGCCTCGAAGCAATAGACAAAGGTGCGGATGTTATTGTTTTGGGATGTACAGGCTTCATGACAATAGCCAAAAGGCTAAGAGAAGAAATATGGGAAGAGTTTCAAATTCCAGTTTTGGAACCATTGTTAGTTACTTATTCCGTTGCACGCTCTTTGTCTTTAGTTTTTAGGCATGGAAAAAGAGGGTTGTTTTCAGGGAGGGTTGAAGATGAAAGTATTGAATGA
- a CDS encoding DUF504 domain-containing protein gives MRKGFVKEVLSKIKYDPRENEEDYYIVIEHRGAYGNVKKIPVKLIELGHGYFFIEDTQIPYHRILAVVRKDGKVVWKKRGLGDEVKF, from the coding sequence GTGAGAAAGGGCTTCGTTAAGGAGGTTCTCTCCAAAATTAAATACGACCCTAGGGAAAATGAGGAGGACTACTACATTGTTATTGAGCATCGGGGAGCATATGGAAATGTTAAAAAGATCCCCGTAAAGCTCATAGAGCTTGGCCATGGCTATTTCTTCATTGAAGATACCCAGATTCCATACCATAGAATACTGGCTGTCGTTAGGAAAGACGGAAAGGTTGTTTGGAAAAAGAGAGGGCTAGGAGATGAGGTGAAATTCTGA
- a CDS encoding YchF/TatD family DNA exonuclease: MIDAHAHVEMFKKEIPAIVEESQKHLDAIVDSITEYRKFHVWKSWELLKPYFGFIFPTLGFAPNEARRGNWEKVRRVKGFIIEHKDEIVAVGEIGLDYHYAKTEEERKNQREIFSHFLELAAELGKPVVLHARDAEREVYGAIQRRGIHGYFHSYTGDVETAKEIAENGHFIGISTGVAFIPEVRKVVEALDVENILVETDAPYMSPFKGEKNKPYYVKFAIEEIAKIKDMPVKEVERTAHKNAVRFFKLNLR; this comes from the coding sequence GTGATAGACGCTCACGCTCATGTGGAGATGTTTAAAAAGGAAATCCCTGCAATCGTTGAAGAGAGCCAAAAACACCTTGACGCCATAGTGGATTCTATAACTGAATATCGGAAATTCCACGTATGGAAAAGCTGGGAGCTTCTAAAGCCCTATTTTGGCTTCATATTTCCAACCTTAGGATTTGCCCCAAACGAAGCTAGGAGGGGCAACTGGGAGAAGGTCAGGAGGGTTAAGGGATTTATAATAGAGCATAAGGATGAAATCGTCGCCGTTGGTGAGATTGGGCTTGACTACCACTATGCCAAAACGGAAGAAGAACGAAAGAACCAGCGTGAGATATTCAGCCATTTCCTTGAGCTCGCTGCTGAGCTTGGCAAGCCTGTTGTTCTTCACGCGAGGGATGCTGAAAGAGAAGTTTATGGGGCAATTCAGAGGAGAGGCATCCATGGCTACTTCCACTCCTATACTGGGGACGTTGAAACAGCTAAAGAGATCGCTGAGAACGGGCATTTCATAGGTATAAGCACTGGGGTGGCTTTCATCCCCGAAGTGAGGAAAGTTGTAGAGGCTTTGGACGTTGAGAACATTCTCGTTGAGACCGATGCTCCATATATGAGTCCTTTCAAGGGCGAGAAGAATAAGCCGTATTATGTGAAGTTCGCCATCGAGGAAATAGCTAAAATAAAGGACATGCCTGTTAAGGAGGTAGAGAGAACAGCTCATAAAAACGCTGTTAGGTTCTTTAAGCTGAATCTGAGGTGA
- a CDS encoding DUF3216 domain-containing protein, with protein sequence MEEVEKVKALCKELNEEHLLKAIDSFVSLQKELSSKKGEDFINVSILGFIEGILVSLSRKHENEKIGELLEKVRAKRSELEEKFKKPRVPLFENP encoded by the coding sequence ATGGAGGAAGTTGAGAAGGTTAAGGCATTGTGTAAGGAGCTTAATGAAGAGCATCTCCTTAAGGCTATTGATTCCTTTGTATCCCTTCAGAAGGAGCTCTCGAGCAAAAAAGGGGAGGATTTCATAAACGTTTCCATACTGGGCTTTATCGAGGGGATTCTGGTAAGTCTTTCAAGAAAGCATGAAAACGAAAAAATAGGTGAGCTTTTGGAGAAGGTTAGGGCAAAAAGATCAGAACTGGAAGAGAAGTTTAAGAAGCCGAGAGTTCCGCTCTTTGAAAATCCCTGA
- a CDS encoding ABC transporter ATP-binding protein, producing MIRVEHLKKYFAIKQGFLRKRTMWLKAVDDVSFEIKKGETFGLVGESGSGKSTLGRTILRLYEPTSGKVYFGETEITALPKEELKKIRPKMQMIYQDPYSSLNPRLTVFDIIAEPLKEHGYEHVRDRILELLEAVGLSEEHANKYPDELSGGQCQRVAIARALALDPEFIVLDEPTSALDVSVQAQVLNLLEDLKKDLRLTYLFISHDLGVVRYLADKVGVMYLGKIVESGDINQVFDHPKHPYTKMLLESIPIPDPKVRSIRRHKIVRGEIPSPLTPPSGCRFHPRCPYAKDICKKEEPEMIELERGHFVRCHFAEEM from the coding sequence ATGATTAGAGTAGAACATTTAAAGAAATATTTCGCAATAAAACAAGGATTCTTACGAAAAAGGACTATGTGGCTAAAAGCAGTTGATGATGTTTCATTTGAAATAAAAAAAGGAGAAACATTCGGATTAGTGGGAGAGAGTGGAAGTGGAAAATCTACACTAGGAAGAACGATCTTAAGACTTTATGAACCAACCTCTGGTAAGGTGTATTTTGGAGAAACTGAGATAACAGCACTTCCAAAAGAGGAATTAAAAAAGATACGACCAAAGATGCAGATGATATACCAAGACCCTTATTCTTCTTTGAATCCTAGGCTGACGGTATTTGATATTATCGCAGAACCGCTAAAGGAGCATGGTTATGAGCATGTTAGGGATAGAATCTTAGAGCTATTAGAAGCGGTTGGACTAAGTGAAGAACATGCCAACAAGTATCCGGACGAACTTAGCGGAGGTCAGTGTCAAAGAGTTGCAATAGCTAGGGCTCTTGCATTAGATCCTGAATTTATAGTTCTAGATGAGCCAACTTCTGCATTAGACGTTTCTGTTCAAGCTCAAGTATTAAATCTCTTGGAAGATCTTAAAAAAGACCTTAGACTCACATATTTGTTTATTTCTCACGACTTGGGAGTAGTTAGGTATCTGGCAGACAAAGTAGGAGTCATGTACCTCGGGAAAATAGTTGAGAGCGGAGATATTAATCAAGTTTTTGATCATCCAAAACACCCCTATACAAAAATGTTACTTGAGTCAATACCTATCCCTGATCCAAAAGTTCGTTCTATAAGAAGACATAAAATTGTCCGTGGAGAGATTCCAAGCCCATTAACCCCACCATCGGGTTGCAGATTCCACCCAAGATGTCCATATGCAAAAGATATTTGCAAGAAAGAGGAACCTGAAATGATCGAACTCGAAAGAGGCCATTTTGTTAGGTGCCATTTTGCGGAGGAGATGTGA
- a CDS encoding ABC transporter permease — protein MARKFGEYIAYRVVLAIFVILGVITVVFFVSRIIPSDPAALWVGAHPTKEAIEKAREELHLNEPVIKQYFYYLSSLLHGDLGVSIRTHNPVTQDLKSAFTATFELILVSEFIAIIIGIILGVYSAVKKDSWLDNLSRILAISGVSLPTFWFGMILQLIFFKYLEILPLAGRVDSVVILEHPLRTITGFYLLDSLITGNFVVFVDALKHIILPAITLAMYPIGLITRQVRSMMIEVLQENYIRTAWAYGIPPKKIYFKYALKNAIAPALITVGLSFAYTLIGAFLVELIFNWPGLGRYAAYSILSMDYPAILGVTIIAAIAYVFINLIVDLIQVYLDPRIEL, from the coding sequence GTGGCTAGGAAATTCGGAGAGTACATTGCATACAGAGTTGTATTGGCAATATTCGTTATTTTGGGAGTTATCACAGTTGTGTTTTTTGTGTCAAGGATAATTCCCTCCGATCCAGCAGCTTTATGGGTTGGGGCTCACCCTACTAAAGAGGCTATTGAGAAAGCCAGGGAAGAATTGCATTTAAATGAACCAGTAATAAAACAATATTTTTATTATTTGTCCTCGCTTCTCCATGGGGATTTGGGAGTATCCATAAGGACTCATAATCCCGTCACACAAGACCTAAAATCAGCATTCACCGCTACTTTTGAATTAATACTTGTCTCTGAATTTATTGCAATAATAATTGGCATTATTTTGGGGGTCTACTCTGCAGTTAAAAAAGATTCTTGGTTGGACAATTTAAGTAGAATACTCGCAATAAGCGGTGTGTCTTTACCAACTTTCTGGTTTGGAATGATTTTGCAGCTGATATTCTTTAAATACCTAGAAATTTTGCCCTTAGCAGGTAGGGTAGATAGTGTTGTCATCTTGGAGCATCCCCTAAGAACGATAACAGGATTCTATCTATTAGACTCATTAATTACTGGCAACTTTGTGGTTTTTGTAGATGCACTAAAACATATTATTCTGCCAGCTATCACGCTTGCAATGTATCCAATTGGGCTTATAACAAGGCAAGTTCGCTCAATGATGATAGAGGTCCTTCAAGAAAATTATATAAGAACCGCTTGGGCTTATGGAATCCCGCCCAAGAAGATTTATTTTAAATATGCCTTAAAAAATGCCATAGCTCCCGCCTTAATAACTGTTGGTCTATCATTTGCGTACACTCTAATTGGAGCATTTTTAGTTGAGTTAATCTTCAATTGGCCAGGTCTTGGTAGGTATGCTGCATACTCTATCCTTAGTATGGATTATCCTGCAATCTTGGGGGTCACAATAATTGCAGCAATTGCATATGTCTTCATTAACCTCATTGTTGATTTAATTCAAGTATATCTTGATCCGAGAATAGAATTGTGA
- a CDS encoding ABC transporter permease — translation MRKEEYIRILFRNKLSVIGMMIILLLVITAIFAPFLAPYPEQAKGEPNLKERLQPPSLKHPFGTDHMGRDILSRVIYGARTSLIIGFSVVTIAVIIGLFLGLIAGYLGGKFDIVIMRITDVFLAFPPLLLALLIASTLGRGMLNAILALAISWWPWYTRLARGMAISVKNRPYVEAAKAMGIADWKIMLRHILPNSISPLIVQATMDIGSAILEAAALSFLGLGVQPPTPDWG, via the coding sequence ATGCGAAAAGAAGAATACATAAGAATTCTGTTCAGGAATAAACTTTCTGTAATAGGTATGATGATAATATTGTTACTCGTTATAACTGCAATTTTTGCACCATTTTTAGCTCCTTATCCCGAGCAGGCTAAGGGAGAACCAAATCTTAAAGAAAGACTACAGCCTCCAAGTCTGAAACATCCTTTTGGAACAGACCACATGGGAAGGGACATTCTTAGTAGAGTAATTTATGGAGCTAGAACCTCTCTTATCATCGGGTTTTCAGTAGTCACTATCGCTGTTATTATAGGCCTTTTCTTAGGTCTAATAGCAGGATATCTTGGAGGGAAGTTTGATATAGTGATTATGAGGATTACTGACGTATTTCTAGCATTTCCGCCTCTGCTTTTAGCGTTATTAATTGCAAGTACCTTAGGAAGAGGAATGTTAAATGCAATTCTAGCTTTAGCTATAAGCTGGTGGCCATGGTATACACGACTAGCAAGAGGAATGGCAATTTCAGTGAAAAACAGACCATATGTAGAGGCTGCAAAAGCAATGGGAATAGCAGATTGGAAAATAATGCTAAGACATATTCTTCCAAATTCTATCTCCCCCTTAATTGTCCAAGCAACGATGGATATTGGCTCTGCCATATTGGAAGCAGCAGCCCTAAGTTTTCTTGGTCTGGGTGTTCAACCTCCAACACCAGACTGGGGCTAA